Proteins encoded by one window of Aspergillus chevalieri M1 DNA, chromosome 6, nearly complete sequence:
- a CDS encoding uncharacterized protein (COG:S;~EggNog:ENOG410PXTQ) gives MEHPFAKQEPVDDPNEMATIPESPTSKIKQEDGNENSTPKKRIRENTQTTMDENESPTKKSKAKAPGKKAGLGPIPTSYDEASEEDKLIIKMREKDGQGWSDIRKVIEEITGVKFGGSSLPSRYGRMKANFTVFEKEDADYLLQAKKGIEEKMEHEKWQRIADAIEAKSGNKYPTSAVQKKFKELTKKVNGNGVVAAAVEEE, from the exons ATGGAGCATCCCTTCGCAAAACAAGAACCTGTTGACGATCCGAATGAAATGGCTACGATCCCAGAATCTCCGACCTCCAAAATCAAACAAGAAGATGGA AACGAAAATTCAACTCCCAAAAAGCGCATCCGCGAAAATACACAGACCACGATGGACGAGAACGAATCCCCCACTAAGAAAAGCAAGGCAAAAGCCCCCGGCAAGAAGGCCGGCTTGGGCCCTATCCCGACGAGCTACGACGAGGCGAGTGAGGAGGATAAGCTGATTATTAAGATGAGAGAGAAAGATGGCCAGGGATGGTCGGATATTCGCAAGGTTATCGAAGAAATCACTGGGGTCAAGTTCGGTGGTAGCAGCCTTCCAAGCCGTTATGGGCGCATGAAGGCCAACTTTACTGTTTTCGAGAAAGAGGAC GCAGACTACCTTCTGCAGGCGAAAAAAGGCATCGAAGAGAAAATGGAGCACGAGAAATGGCAGAGGATCGCTGATGCCATCGAAGCAAAGAGCGGAAACAAATACCCTACGTCCGCGGTGCAGAAAAAGTTTAAGGAACTGACCAAGAAAGTCAATGGAAACGGGGTGGTTGCTGCAGCTGTCGAGGAAGAGTGA
- a CDS encoding uncharacterized protein (COG:S;~EggNog:ENOG410PXTQ), translating to MSLMSVNGDNMDFPFVRGSINASVTTVIPESSTFKVKEEEDKSELSAPTTATTNRAREKTQAMEDENGSPAKKNRTGKKAGPLGPIPMSYEEAGPEDRLIIKMREKDGKQWLDIKAAIEEITGIKFGNTTLKGRYARMKANFVIFEKEHEPILLGVKKDIEDILSLRSRKSPKNFAKMSSGNGVAVTDEE from the exons ATGTCTCTTATGTCCGTAAACGGCGATAACATGGACTTCCCTTTCGTCAGAGGGTCAATCAATGCAAGCGTAACGACCGTGATCCCGGAGTCATCAACGTTCAAGGtcaaagaagaggaagacaaa AGCGAACTTTCCGCCCCTacaacagctacaacaaACCGAGCTCGTGAAAAGACGCAGGCCATGGAAGACGAAAACGGATCTCCAGCAAAAAAGAACAGGACCGGAAAGAAGGCTGGCCCTTTAGGCCCGATACCCATGAGCTACGAGGAGGCCGGGCCAGAGGATAGACTGATTATCAAGATGAGAGAGAAGGATGGAAAACAATGGCTGGATATCAAAGCAGCTATTGAGGAGATTACCGGCATAAAATTTGGCAACACCACCTTGAAGGGCCGTTACGCGCGCATGAAAGCCAACTTCGTTATTTTTGAAAAGGAACAT GAGCCGATTCTCCTGGGTGTCAAGAAAGATATCGAGGATATCCTATCTCTACGATCCAGGAAAAGTCCAAAGAACTTTGCGAAGATGTCGAGTGGAAACGGCGTTGCGGTCACAGATGAAGAGTAA
- a CDS encoding ATP-binding protein (COG:O;~EggNog:ENOG410PG6Z;~InterPro:IPR027417,IPR003593,IPR003959;~PFAM:PF00004;~go_function: GO:0005524 - ATP binding [Evidence IEA];~go_function: GO:0016887 - ATPase activity [Evidence IEA]), translating into MADPTQTPDSTSNGTSETPDSQDTAPVATPKSPVVEEVDKAKKNQPNPKKTKKLEEHEDTSSSSSEDESGSSSSDESTDESTSPPGMVSSETSESESNEEQRRTTKSKTKRSRRRNQKKTKKSRAHRSSHSTTESDRSDNGSEDSSKDNQQLPGPQTETLPGAQAAEPTDLILALAKRLAAMEAELIEARRNQNLIQCNHTGQSEESPQYEPRKSKKDKIKIGTKVEFKRVDQLWDNTIHDYKLSETVEKEETDEWDQYIFTVRRTFDDDNKHASTTVDIRSKPLREALAKVMGGVKGISLVEEKPSVDPNMLFLYLEETRQYMKAQKQLAKTEKKSKTRKSAATKAAHLKVLVKYLDTDYAEIKKALHAMLNSNTITFDLMWALFKPNTIAYASTYGNEDEPRAFKVDSVTKYSSIFDGESYRIKGRYLNYDGKHFGMVSMVEAIDAFKGSRKITSLECYPLHHHRDAEAVRVKLIERGRKFASLKGQNYKYHQGMAFCRKEQGVAKINVNGRVMVDPTTHSRINPNYPVDRIRRNQDDGGNANIVDDDDEDDEGPILISYERRLATDPNGKQYTVRVKVDKHGNEIQDETMDGLLTDPAERAFTDEELTIASPVVRGFAFNEKMWLEFSVSGIREIDWNDKAFDSLVLPDNQKSIVKALVESHTYNEAQNIDDVIQGKGRGLVAVLHGPPGTGKTLTAEGIAELLKRPLYTVSMGELGINSRTLEKELNNILDIAHTWGAVLLLDEADIFLEKRGLHDIHRNALVSVFLRLLEYFQGILFLTTNRVETFDDAFQSRIHIALRYGDLTTKAKRSVWKMFLGKVQAVEGVQTADFTDKDLDALARHNMNGRQIKNSVRTAQALAVNEKSPLSMNHIKRVLEVAETFDRDLRGGPGYLDAMRSYT; encoded by the exons ATGGCCGATCCCACGCAAACCCCAGACTCTACCAGCAACGGTACTAGCGAGACTCCTGACAGCCAAGACACGGCGCCTGTGGCTACTCCGAAGAGCCCAGTCGTGGAGGAAGTCGAcaaggccaagaagaacCAGCCCAATCCGAAGAAAACGAAGAAGCTTGAGGAGCATGAAGATACATCGTCCTCCTCCAGTGAAGACGAATCAGGATCGTCCTCGTCTGATGAGAGCACAGATGAAAGTACCTCTCCGCCAGGAATGGTTTCTTCAGAAACCTCTGAGTCGGAATCAAATGAAGAGCAGCGACGGACAACAAAGTCAAAAACAAAGAGGTCCAGACGCAGGAACCAAAAGAAGACGAAAAAATCTCGAGCGCATCGCTCGTCACATTCAACTACTGAGTCCGATCGCAGCGACAATGGGTCTGAGGACTCTTCTAAAGACAATCAACAACTCCCGGGGCCGCAAACTGAAACTCTGCCGGGAGCCCAGGCCGCTGAGCCTACTGACCTTATCCTCGCGTTAGCCAAAAGACTGGCGGCAATGGAAGCCGAGTTGATCGAGGCGCGCCGCAACCAGAATCTGATTCAGTGCAACCATACCGGCCAGAGCGAAGAATCCCCTCAGTATGAGCCCAGGAAGAGCAAGAAGGATAAGATCAAAATAGGAACCAAGGTGGAATTCAAGCGGGTTGATCAAC TGTGGGACAACACCATCCATGATTACAAACTGTCAGAAACCgttgaaaaagaagagacCGATGAATGGGACCAGTATATCTTCACAGTCCGCCGAACCTTTGACGATGACAACAAACACGCTTCAACGACAGTGGACATCCGAAGCAAGCCCCTTCGTGAGGCTCTCGCCAAAGTGATGGGCGGCGTCAAAGGCATCAGCCTGGTCGAAGAGAAGCCATCGGTCGACCCCAACATGCTCTTCCTGTATCTCGAAGAAACTCGCCAGTACATGAAGGCTCAGAAGCAACTTGCCAAGaccgagaagaagagcaagacgCGCAAGAGTGCTGCCACCAAAGCTGCCCATCTCAAGGTTCTCGTCAAATACCTCGATACCGACTACGCCGAGATCAAAAAGGCCCTACACGCGATGCTGAACTCCAACACAATCACCTTCGACCTCATGTGGGCCTTGTTCAAGCCAAACACCATTGCGTACGCATCGACGTACGGAAACGAAGATGAGCCCCGTGCTTTCAAGGTTGACTCTGTCACGAAATACAGCAGTATATTCGACGGCGAGTCCTACAGAATCAAAGGCCGCTATCTCAACTACGACGGTAAACACTTCGGCATGGTCAGCATGGTGGAAGCCATAGACGCCTTCAAGGGCTCTCGCAAAATCACCAGCCTGGAATGCTACCCTTTGCACCACCACCGGGATGCAGAGGCCGTGCGCGTCAAACTAATAGAACGCGGCAGAAAGTTCGCCTCGCTAAAGGGCCAGAACTACAAGTACCACCAAGGCATGGCATTCTGCAGAAAGGAGCAAGGCGTCGCAAAGATCAACGTCAACGGCCGTGTCATGGTCGACCCAACCACCCACAGCCGCATCAACCCTAACTACCCAGTTGACCGCATCCGCCGCAACCAAGACGACGGCGGCAACGCAAACATAgttgacgacgacgacgaagacgatgagGGACCCATTCTAATATCCTACGAACGTCGCCTAGCTACCGACCCCAACGGCAAACAATACACCGTCCGCGTCAAAGTCGACAAGCACGGCAATGAGATCCAAGACGAAACAATGGACGGACTCCTCACTGATCCCGCCGAGCGCGCCTTCACAGACGAAGAACTCACCATTGCCAGCCCCGTCGTGCGCGGCTTCGCCTTCAACGAGAAAATGTGGCTCGAGTTCTCCGTCTCCGGCATCCGCGAAATCGATTGGAACGACAAGGCCTTCGACTCCCTCGTCCTCCCCGACAACCAGAAATCCATCGTCAAAGCCCTCGTCGAATCCCACACCTACAACGAAGCCCAGAACATCGACGACGTCATCCAGGGTAAAGGCCGTGGCCTCGTCGCCGTCCTCCACGGACCCCCAGGGACCGGCAAAACCCTAACAGCAGAGGGCATCGCGGAACTCCTCAAACGGCCTTTGTACACAGTTAGCATGGGCGAACTCGGCATAAACTCACGCACCCTCGAAAAAGAGCTAAACAATATCCTCGACATCGCACACACATGGGGCGCAGTGCTCCTCCTCGACGAGGCAGACATCTTCCTCGAAAAGCGCGGCCTGCACGATATCCACCGCAATGCGCTCGTGAGCGTCTTCCTGCGCCTGCTCGAATACTTCCAGGGCATATTATTCCTCACGACAAACCGCGTGGAAACCTTCGACGACGCCTTCCAGTCGCGCATCCACATTGCGCTACGGTACGGCGATCTTACAACCAAGGCTAAGCGCAGCGTGTGGAAGATGTTCCTGGGCAAGGTGCAGGCCGTGGAGGGAGTGCAGACGGCCGATTTCACGGACAAGGACCTCGATGCGCTTGCGCGTCATAACATGAATGGTCGACAG ATCAAAAACTCCGTCCGCACGGCGCAGGCCTTGGCTGTTAATGAGAAATCGCCGCTCTCCATGAACCATATCAAGCGTGTTCTCGAGGTCGCCGAGACGTTTGATCGGGACCTTCGTGGTGGACCAGGGTATTTGGATGCGATGAGGAGTTATACTTGA
- the MDH1_2 gene encoding malate dehydrogenase (COG:C;~EggNog:ENOG410PGCI;~InterPro:IPR015955,IPR001236,IPR036291,IPR001557, IPR010097,IPR001252,IPR022383;~PFAM:PF00056,PF02866;~go_function: GO:0003824 - catalytic activity [Evidence IEA];~go_function: GO:0016491 - oxidoreductase activity [Evidence IEA];~go_function: GO:0016615 - malate dehydrogenase activity [Evidence IEA];~go_function: GO:0016616 - oxidoreductase activity, acting on the CH-OH group of donors, NAD or NADP as acceptor [Evidence IEA];~go_function: GO:0030060 - L-malate dehydrogenase activity [Evidence IEA];~go_process: GO:0005975 - carbohydrate metabolic process [Evidence IEA];~go_process: GO:0006099 - tricarboxylic acid cycle [Evidence IEA];~go_process: GO:0006108 - malate metabolic process [Evidence IEA];~go_process: GO:0019752 - carboxylic acid metabolic process [Evidence IEA];~go_process: GO:0055114 - oxidation-reduction process [Evidence IEA]), whose amino-acid sequence MFAARQSLNLFQKRAFSASASQASKVAVLGAGGGIGQPLSLLLKLNPRVSELSLYDIRGAPGVAADLGHINTNSTVTGYDPSSSSGLSDALKNSEIVLIPAGVPRKPGMTRDDLFNTNASIVRDLAKAAADAAPNANVLVISNPVNSTVPIVSEVYKSKGVYNPQRLFGVTTLDVVRASRFISQLKGTDPANEKVPVVGGHSGVTIVPLLSQSNHANIEGTPRDELVNRIQFGGDEVVKAKDGAGSATLSMAFAGARFAESLLRAAQGEKGVVEPTFVESPLYKDQGVNFFASQVELGPNGAEKILPVGNVTAYEQKLLEACLGDLKKNIQKGIDFVKANP is encoded by the exons ATGTTCGCCGCTCGTCAGTCCCTCAACCTCTTCCAGAAGCGGGCTTTCTCCGCTTCGGCCAGCCAG GCCTCCAAGGTCGCCGTCCtcggtgctggtggtggcaTTGGCCagcccctctccctcctcttgAAGCTCAACCCCCGCGTTTCCGAGCTCTCTCTCTACGATATCCGCGGTGCTCCTGGTGTCGCTGCTGACCTCGGTCACATCAACACTAACAGCACCGTCACTGGCTACgacccctcctcttcctctggcCTCAGCGATGCCCTCAAGAACTCTGAGATCGTCCTCATCCCCGCCGGTGTTCCCCGTAAGCCCGGCATGACCCGTGACG ACCTCTTCAACACCAACGCCTCCATCGTCCGCGACCTCGCtaaggctgctgctgacgCTGCCCCCAACGCCAACGTCCTGGTCATCTCCAACCCT GTCAACTCTACCGTCCCCATCGTCTCCGAGGTCTACAAGTCCAAGGGTGTCTACAACCCCCAGCGTCTCTTCGGTGTCACCACCCTTGACGTCGTCCGTGCCTCTCGCTTCATCTCCCAGCTCAAGGGTACCGACCCCGCCAACGAGAAGGTCCCCGTTGTTGGTGGTCACTCCGGTGTCACCATCGtccctctcctctcccaGTCCAACCACGCCAACATCGAAGGTACCCCCCGCGACGAGCTCGTGAACCGCATCCAGTTCGGTGGTGACGAGGTTGTCAAGGCCAAGGACGGTGCTGGTTCCGCCACCCTCTCCATGGCTTTCGCCGGTGCCCGCTTCGCCGAGTCCCTCCTCCGCGCCGCCCAGGGCGAGAAGGGTGTCGTTGAGCCCACCTTCGTCGAGTCCCCTCTCTACAAGGACCAGGGTGTCAACTTCTTCGCCTCCCAGGTCGAGCTTGGCCCCAACGGTGCTGAGAAGATCCTCCCCGTCGGCAACGTCACTGCTTACGAGCAGAAGCTCCTTGAGGCTTGCCTTGGCGATCTTAAGAAGAACATCCAGAAGGGTATTGACTTTGTCAAGGCCAACCCTTAA
- a CDS encoding uncharacterized protein (COG:S;~EggNog:ENOG410PXTQ) — protein sequence MKANFVVFDKEDEDHLFQSKKEIEERFESEKWQKIANSVELKGGNKYPSAAIQKSSRNLARGMLEVVSLLLSWRNTNELGFCLFGV from the exons ATGAAGGCTAATTTCGTGGTGTTCGACAAAGAGGAT GAAGACCATCTGTTCCAGAGTAAGAAGGAAATTGAGGAGCGTTTTGAATCTGAAAAGTGGCAGAAGATCGCGAATAGTGTCGAGCTTAAGGGTGGAAACAAGTATCCATCGGCGGCCATTCAGAAAAGTTCAAGGAACTTAGCAAGAGGGATGTTGGAAGTGGTATCGCTACTACTTTCATGGAGGAATACGAATGAACTGGGATTCTGTTTGTTTGGAGTTTGA
- the LAT1 gene encoding putative pyruvate dehydrogenase complex, dihydrolipoamide acetyltransferase component (COG:C;~EggNog:ENOG410PGQ4;~InterPro:IPR006257,IPR000089,IPR001078,IPR004167, IPR023213,IPR003016,IPR036625,IPR011053;~PFAM:PF00364,PF00198,PF02817;~go_component: GO:0045254 - pyruvate dehydrogenase complex [Evidence IEA];~go_function: GO:0004742 - dihydrolipoyllysine-residue acetyltransferase activity [Evidence IEA];~go_function: GO:0016746 - transferase activity, transferring acyl groups [Evidence IEA];~go_process: GO:0006090 - pyruvate metabolic process [Evidence IEA]) — MVASAVRMRPGAMFLSKGAACLKRPQVVHRFKDAAQTQLPALSALSRFYASKSFPSHTIISMPALSPTMSAGNIGAWQKKAGDGLQPGDVLVEIETDKAQMDFEFQEEGVLAKILKDTGEKDVAVGSPIAVLAEEGADVSAFESFSLEDAGGDKGAAPAEEKKEPESKGAEAPAPAEPEPVAQEPDTTGEKLQPSLDREPLISPAAKALALEKGVSIKGLKGTGRGGQITKEDVEKFKPSAPAAAAGATYEDIPLTSMRKTIANRLQQSTRENPHYFVSTTLSVSKLLKLRQALNASSEGKYKLSVNDFLVKACAAALLKVPAVNSSWREENGQVVIRQHNSADISVAVATPAGLITPVVKNVQALGLSSISNQVKDLGKRARDNKLKPEEYQGGTFTISNMGMNPAIERFTAVINPPQAGILAVGTTRKVPVPVETEEGTSVEWDDQIIVTGSFDHKVVDGAVGGEWIKELKKVVENPLELLL; from the exons ATGGTTGCCTCTGCTGTCCGAATGCGCCCCGGCGCCATGTTTCTGTCCAAAGGCGCCGCTTGCCTGAAGAGGCCTCAGGTTGTCCACAGATTCAAGGATGCTGCTCA AACTCAATTGCCCGCCTTGTCTGCCCTCTCTCGCTTCTATGCCTCCAAGT CCTTCCCGTCCCACACCATCATTAGCATGCCGGCCTTGTCGCCGACCATGTCCGCTGGAAACATCGGAGCATGGCAGAAGAAGGCCGGTGATGGTCTGCAACCTGGTGACGTCCTTGTGGAAATCGAAACCGATAAGGCTCAGATGGACTTTGAGTTCCAAGAAGAGGGTGTCCTTGCCAAGATCCTGAAGGACACTGGTGAAAAGGACGTCGCTGTCGGCTCT CCCATCGCTGTCCTTGCGGAAGAGGGTGCCGATGTTTCTGCTTTCGAGTCGTTCAGCTTGGAGGATGCCGGTGGTGACAAGGGCGCCGCCCCCgccgaagagaagaaggagccCGAGTCGAAGGGCGCTGAGGCCCCAGCACCCGCTGAGCCCGAGCCCGTTGCTCAGGAGCCCGACACCACTGGCGAGAAGCTTCAGCCCAGTCTCGACCGTGAGCCCTTGATCAGCCCCGCTGCCAAGGCTCTGGCATTGGAGAAGGGTGTGTCCATCAAAGGTCTCAAGGGAACCGGACGTGGTGGTCAGATCaccaaggaggatgttgagaagTTCAAGCCCAGCGCacccgctgctgctgctggcgcgACCTACGAGGACATTCCTCTTACCTCGATGCGCAAGACCATTGCCAACCGCCTTCAGCAGTCCACCCGCGAGAACCCCCACTACTTCGTCTCGACTACTCTGTCGGTGAGCAAGCTTCTGAAGCTCCGCCAGGCTCTCAACGCCTCCTCCGAGGGCAAGTACAAGCTCTCGGTCAACGACTTCCTTGTCAAGGCCTGTGCTGCCGCTCTCCTTAAGGTTCCCGCTGTCAACTCTAGCTGGCGCGAGGAGAACGGACAGGTTGTCATCCGCCAGCACAACAGCGCCGACATCAGCGTTGCCGTTGCCACCCCCGCTGGCCTTATCACTCCTGTCGTGAAGAACGTCCAGGCCCTTGGTCTGTCCAGCATCTCCAACCAGGTCAAGGACCTTGGTAAGCGTGCTCGTGACAACAAGCTGAAGCCCGAGGAGTACCAGGGTGGTACTTTCACCATCAGCAACATGGGCATGAACCCCGCCATTGAGCGATTCACTGCTGTTATTAACCCCCCTCAGGCCGGTATCCTGGCCGTGGGTACTACTCGTAAGGTCCCTGTCCCCGTCGAGACTGAGGAGGGTACCTCTGTTGAGTGGGACGACCAGATCATCGTCACTGGCAGCTTCGACCACAAGGTCGTTGACGGTGCTGTCGGTGGTGAGTGGATCaaggagttgaagaaggTTGTTGAGAACCCCTTGGAGCTCCTCCTCTAA
- a CDS encoding uncharacterized protein (COG:S;~EggNog:ENOG410PR1V;~InterPro:IPR039453,IPR039454;~PFAM:PF17304;~TransMembrane:2 (i124-144o156-179i);~go_component: GO:0031307 - integral component of mitochondrial outer membrane [Evidence IEA];~go_function: GO:1990593 - nascent polypeptide-associated complex binding [Evidence IEA]), translating into MSYADAAARGAKQSPEDSMADANHRFSILRRESTCCNKSRAPRVEAIYRDESENPATLVDVDSPHVSSVDPNFLNQNVKTSTQAERLQREQEQQNVEGQNKARKARAKAKAEKSSLSANKGNPVYVGNALLLGLAGAGLGYGAYQKHLSGKLSWELVGLWSGAVGAFGVADYFVSKWLIQNKYPKK; encoded by the exons ATGTCTTACGCCGACGCTGCAGCAAGAGGGGCCAAGCAATCCCCAGAAGAT TCAATGGCAGATGCTAACCACCGCTTCTCAATCCTTAGGCGTGAGTCAACATGTTGCAACAAGTC GCGCGCTCCCAGAGTCGAGGCAATCTACAGAGATGAATCGGAGAATCCCGCAACTCTCGTCGACGTCGATTCCCCACATGTGTCATCCGTTGATCCGAACTTCCTGAACCAAAACGTAAAAACCTCCACCCAGGCCGAGCGGCTACAACGCGAGCAGGAGCAACAGAACGTCGAGGGCCAGAACAAGGCTCGGAAGGCCCGGGCCAAGGCAAAGGCCGAGAAGTCCAGTCTGAGCGCGAACAAGGGTAACCCGGTCTATGTGGGAAATGCCCTATTGCTCGGCTTGGCTGGTGCTGGGCTGGGATACGGTGCTTATCAGAAGCATCTGAGCGGCAAGCTGTCTTGGGAGCTTGTTGGTCTCTGGTCTGGGGCTGTTGGTGCCTTTGGTGTTGCGGACTACTTTGTGAGCAA ATGGCTCATCCAGAACAAGTACCCCAAGAAATAA
- the BOS1 gene encoding golgi SNAP receptor complex member 2 family protein (COG:U;~EggNog:ENOG410PJYZ;~InterPro:IPR027027;~PFAM:PF12352;~TransMembrane:1 (i245-265o);~go_component: GO:0005794 - Golgi apparatus [Evidence IEA];~go_function: GO:0005484 - SNAP receptor activity [Evidence IEA];~go_process: GO:0016192 - vesicle-mediated transport [Evidence IEA]) — protein sequence MNSLFNSALKQSSAIRRDLETFSESPATSSAALQGESLSDEYACLVRDEMLMVVNAGQIAASLASLSRTVDDYSALSKKELIPAKQEKAFERVKNFRAELGDYRQQFDGLRKVREDAQSMSNRNELLGRRPHHAATPENPYAQSALPQSSPFAPSTTSRSGLSFGAPPADYNRETHALREQSFLGNTSNQLDEFLDRGRAVLADLGEQREILKGTQRRLYSVANTLGVSGDTIRMVERRAKQDKWIFWVGVLIFFLFCWAVLHFLR from the exons ATG AACTCGCTTTTCAATTCTGCGCTTAAGCAGTCGTCTGCGATCCGGCGGGATCTGGAGACCTTTTCGGAGTCGCCCGCGACGTCATCTGCAGCACTACAAGGTGAGTCGCTCTCGGATGAATACGCGTGTCTGGTTCGGGATGAAATGCTGATGGTTGTCAATGCAGGCCAGATCGCAGCTTCGTTAGCATCGCTATCGCGAACGGTGGACGACTACTCGGCGCTATCCAAGAAGGAATTGATCCCTGCGAAACAAGAGAAGGCGTTTGAACGGGTTAAGAACTTTCGAGCAGAGCTTGGGGACTACAGACAGCAATTTGACGGCCTTCGCAAAGTGCGAGAAGATGCT caatcCATGTCGAACCGCAACGAACTCCTCGGCCGTCGACCGCATCATGCCGCGACTCCGGAAAACCCCTACGCACAATCTGCCCTCCCTCAATCATCGCCATTCGCCCCTTCGACTACGTCGCGATCTGGACTGAGCTTTGGCGCACCGCCGGCCGATTATAACCGAGAAACGCACGCGCTGCGCGAACAGTCATTCCTGGGCAACACCAGTAACCAGCTGGATGAATTTCTCGACCGGGGACGCGCGGTGCTTGCAGATCTGGGAGAGCAGCGGGAAATCCTCAAGGGTACGCAGCGGCGACTGTACAGTGTTGCCAATACGCTGGGCGTGAGCGGGGATACGATTCGGATGGTGGAGCGACGGGCTAAGCAGGATAAGTGGATTTTCTGGGTTGGAGTGTTGATATTCTTCTTGTTCTGCTGGGCGGTGTTGCACTTTTTGCGATGA